The Canis aureus isolate CA01 chromosome 22, VMU_Caureus_v.1.0, whole genome shotgun sequence genome has a window encoding:
- the VILL gene encoding villin-like protein isoform X1, whose amino-acid sequence MLLSITTECHCACRPVSSPFHDHHGCPSPASLSHSVAGTATAVLGSEPWWPRRPSTLPGMDINKGLPAIASHRDLHVWIIENQRMVPVPERAYGNFFEEHCYIVLHVPRSLKATQGASSDLHYWVGKEADAAAQGSAGAFVQHLLEALGGAAVQHREAQGHESHCFRSYFRPGVLYRKGGLDSALKHVETNMYNIQRLLHIQGRKHVSATEVELSWNSFNKSDIFLLDLGKIMIQWNGPETSISEKARGLALTCSLQDRERGGRAQIGVVDDEVKATDLMRIMEAVLGCRVGNLPASMPNKSINQLQKASVRLYHVCEKEEDLVIQELATCPLTQDLLREEDYYILDQGGSKIYVWQGRMSGLQEKKAAFSRALAFIQAKGYPTYTNVEVVNDGAESAAFKQLFRVWSAKKPENRNLHGMSELIRGRLDVGELHSQPELAAQLRMVDDASGQVEVWCIQDLCRQPMDPKHHGQLYAGNCYLVLYTYQKMGRVQYILYLWQGHQATTSEIKALNCNAEELDLMYHGALVREHVTMGSEPPHFLAILQGQLVVFQGRVGHNRKELPASAMRLFHVQGTDIYNTKTMEVPARASALNSSDVFLLVTASICYLWFGKGCSGDQREMARTVVTAMSGETKETVLEGQEPPCFWEALGGRAPYPSNKRLPEDVSSFQPRLFECSSQMGQLVLTEVVFFSQEDLDKYDIMLLDTWQEIFLWLGEAASGWKEAVTWGQEYLKTHPAGRSLATPIVVIKQGHEPPTFTGWFFTWDPYKWTNNQSYEEVVDGGLGAKPAIFELTAELNNFQLSRVPSHGRAGPLSPRTLKGSQDGSGNELQLDSKGGGTSTSSYHSSPKPTIKGSLPREQLMHQAAEDLPEGVDPAHKEFYLSDSDFQDIFGKSKEEFYSMAKWRQQQEKKQLGFF is encoded by the exons ATGCTTCTGTCCATCACCACTGAATGTCACTGTGCCTGTCGCCCAGTGTCATCACCTTTCCACGATCACCATGGCTGCCCATCACCCGCATCACTGTCACACAGCGTGGCAGGTACTGCAACAGCAGTTCTGGGCTCAGAGCCATGGTGGCCCCGCCGTCCCTCCACCCTCCCTGG GATGGACATCAACAAAGGCCTCCCAGCCATTGCGAGCCACAGGGACCTCCACGTATGGATCATTGAG AACCAGAGGATGGTGCCAGTACCTGAAAGGGCCTATGGGAACTTCTTTGAGGAACACTGCTACATCGTCCTCCAT GTTCCCCGGAGCCTGAAGGCCACTCAGGGGGCATCCAGCGACCTGCACTACTGGGTGGGGAAGGAGGCGGACGCGGCGGCGCAGGGCTCGGCGGGCGCCTTCGTGCAGCACCTGCTGGAGGCGCTGGGCGGGGCCGCCGTGCAGCACCGGGAGGCGCAGGGCCACGAGTCCCACTGTTTCCGCAGCTACTTCCGCCCGGGCGTCCT CTACAGGAAAGGTGGCCTGGACTCTGCCCTCAAGCATGTGGAGACCAACATGTACAACATCCAGCGACTGCTGCACATCCAAGGGAGGAAGCACGTATCAGCCACTGAG GTGGAGCTCTCTTGGAACAGCTTTAATAAGAGTGACATCTTCCTGCTGGACCTGGGCAAGATCATGATCCAGTGGAATGGGCCCGAGACCAGCATTTCTGAGAAGGCGCGG GGACTGGCCCTGACCTGCAGCCTCCAGGACAGGGAGCGTGGTGGTCGCGCACAGATTGGTGTGGTGGATGACGAGGTCAAAGCCACTGACCTCATGAGGATCATGGAAGCTGTGCTGGGCTGCAGAGTGGGCAACCTGCCTGCCTCCATGCCCAACAAGAGTATTAACCAGCTGCAGAAGGCCAGTGTCCGCCTCTACCA TGTCTGTGAGAAGGAGGAGGACTTGGTGATCCAGGAGTTGGCCACCTGCCCACTAACCCAAGACCTACTGCGAGAGGAG GACTACTACATCCTGGATCAGGGCGGTTCCAAGATCTATGTGTGGCAGGGACGCATGTCTGGCCTCCAAGAGAAAAAGGCCGCCTTCAGCCGGGCCCTG gccttCATCCAGGCCAAGGGCTACCCGACCTACACAAACGTGGAGGTGGTGAACGACGGCGCCGAGTCGGCCGCGTTCAAACAGCTCTTCCGGGTCTGGTCTGCGAAGAAGCCAGAGAACAGGAACCTCCACGGGATGA GTGAATTGATTCGGGGAAGGCTGGATGTGGGTGAGCTGCACAGTCAGCCTGAGCTAGCGGCCCAGCTCAGGATGGTGGACGACGCCTCCGGGCAGGTGGAG GTATGGTGCATCCAGGACTTATGCAGACAACCCATGGACCCCAAGCATCACGGACAATTGTATGCGGGCAACTGCTACCTTGTCCTCTATACATACCAAAAGATGGGCCGCGTCCAGTATATTCTGTACCTGTGGCAG GGCCACCAGGCCACCACAAGTGAGATCAAAGCCCTGAACTGCAACGCGGAGGAGCTGGACCTCATGTACCATGGAGCTCTGGTGCGGGAGCATGTTACTATGGGCAGCGAGCCCCCGCACTTCCTCGCCATCCTCCAGGGCCAGCTGGTGGTCTTCCAG GGGCGCGTGGGGCACAACAGGAAGGAGCTGCCAGCATCTGCCATGAGGCTCTTCCACGTGCAAGGCACTGACATCTACAACACCAAGACCATGGAGGTGCCGGCCCGTGCCTCAGCTCTCAACTCCAGTGACGTCTTCTTGCTGGTCACAGCTAGCATCTGTTACCTCTGGTTTGGAAAG GGCTGCAGTGGTGACCAGCGGGAGATGGCGCGGACAGTGGTCACTGCCATGTCTGGGGAGACCAAGGAAACGGTGCTGGAGGGTCAGGAGCCTCCCTGCTTCTGGGAGGCCCTGGGGGGCCGGGCTCCCTACCCCAGCAATAAGAG GCTTCCCGAGGATGTCTCCAGCTTCCAGCCACGACTGTTTGAGTGCTCCAGCCAGATGGGCCAGCTGGTCCTCACAGAAGTTGTGTTCTTTAGCCAAGAGGACCTGGACAAGTATGACATCATGTTACTGGACACTTGGCAGGAG ATCTTCCTGTGGCTTGGAGAAGCTGCCAGTGGGTGGAAGGAGGCGGTGACCTGGGGCCAGGAGTACCTGAAGACCCACCCGGCAGGGAGGAGCCTTGCCACGCCAATCGTGGTGATCAAGCAGGGCCATGAGCCTCCTACCTTCACTGGATGGTTCTTCACTTGGGACCCCTACAAGTGGACT AACAACCAGTCCTATGAGGAGGTGGTGGATGGTGGCCTGGGAGCAAAACCTGCCATATTTGAGCTCACAGCA GAACTCAACAACTTCCAGCTGTCTAGAGTGCCAAGCCATGGCAGGGCAGGCCCCTTGTCCCCACGGACCCTCAAGGGCTCCCAGGACGGCTCAGGAAATGAGCTGCAGCTTGACTCCAAGGGCGGtggcaccagcaccagcagctaCCACAGCAGCCCCAAACCCACCATCAAGGGGAGCCTGCCCCGTGAGCAGCTAATGCACCAAGCTGCTGAGGACCTGCCAGAGGGCGTGGACCCAGCCCACAAGGAG TTCTATCTCTCTGACTCTGACTTCCAAGATATCTTTGGGAAATCCAAGGAAGAATTCTATAGCATGGCCAAGTGGAGGCAGCAGCAGGAGAAAAAGCAGCTTGGCTTTTTCtga
- the VILL gene encoding villin-like protein isoform X6: protein MLLSITTECHCACRPVSSPFHDHHGCPSPASLSHSVAGTATAVLGSEPWWPRRPSTLPGMDINKGLPAIASHRDLHVWIIENQRMVPVPERAYGNFFEEHCYIVLHVPRSLKATQGASSDLHYWVGKEADAAAQGSAGAFVQHLLEALGGAAVQHREAQGHESHCFRSYFRPGVLYRKGGLDSALKHVETNMYNIQRLLHIQGRKHVSATEVELSWNSFNKSDIFLLDLGKIMIQWNGPETSISEKARGLALTCSLQDRERGGRAQIGVVDDEVKATDLMRIMEAVLGCRVGNLPASMPNKSINQLQKASVRLYHVCEKEEDLVIQELATCPLTQDLLREEDYYILDQGGSKIYVWQGRMSGLQEKKAAFSRALAFIQAKGYPTYTNVEVVNDGAESAAFKQLFRVWSAKKPENRNLHGMSELIRGRLDVGELHSQPELAAQLRMVDDASGQVEVWCIQDLCRQPMDPKHHGQLYAGNCYLVLYTYQKMGRVQYILYLWQGHQATTSEIKALNCNAEELDLMYHGALVREHVTMGSEPPHFLAILQGQLVVFQGRVGHNRKELPASAMRLFHVQGTDIYNTKTMEVPARASALNSSDVFLLVTASICYLWFGKGCSGDQREMARTVVTAMSGETKETVLEGQEPPCFWEALGGRAPYPSNKRLPEDVSSFQPRLFECSSQMGQLVLTEVVFFSQEDLDKYDIMLLDTWQEIFLWLGEAASGWKEAVTWGQEYLKTHPAGRSLATPIVVIKQGHEPPTFTGWFFTWDPYKWTPESPLRAGTQQLPAV from the exons ATGCTTCTGTCCATCACCACTGAATGTCACTGTGCCTGTCGCCCAGTGTCATCACCTTTCCACGATCACCATGGCTGCCCATCACCCGCATCACTGTCACACAGCGTGGCAGGTACTGCAACAGCAGTTCTGGGCTCAGAGCCATGGTGGCCCCGCCGTCCCTCCACCCTCCCTGG GATGGACATCAACAAAGGCCTCCCAGCCATTGCGAGCCACAGGGACCTCCACGTATGGATCATTGAG AACCAGAGGATGGTGCCAGTACCTGAAAGGGCCTATGGGAACTTCTTTGAGGAACACTGCTACATCGTCCTCCAT GTTCCCCGGAGCCTGAAGGCCACTCAGGGGGCATCCAGCGACCTGCACTACTGGGTGGGGAAGGAGGCGGACGCGGCGGCGCAGGGCTCGGCGGGCGCCTTCGTGCAGCACCTGCTGGAGGCGCTGGGCGGGGCCGCCGTGCAGCACCGGGAGGCGCAGGGCCACGAGTCCCACTGTTTCCGCAGCTACTTCCGCCCGGGCGTCCT CTACAGGAAAGGTGGCCTGGACTCTGCCCTCAAGCATGTGGAGACCAACATGTACAACATCCAGCGACTGCTGCACATCCAAGGGAGGAAGCACGTATCAGCCACTGAG GTGGAGCTCTCTTGGAACAGCTTTAATAAGAGTGACATCTTCCTGCTGGACCTGGGCAAGATCATGATCCAGTGGAATGGGCCCGAGACCAGCATTTCTGAGAAGGCGCGG GGACTGGCCCTGACCTGCAGCCTCCAGGACAGGGAGCGTGGTGGTCGCGCACAGATTGGTGTGGTGGATGACGAGGTCAAAGCCACTGACCTCATGAGGATCATGGAAGCTGTGCTGGGCTGCAGAGTGGGCAACCTGCCTGCCTCCATGCCCAACAAGAGTATTAACCAGCTGCAGAAGGCCAGTGTCCGCCTCTACCA TGTCTGTGAGAAGGAGGAGGACTTGGTGATCCAGGAGTTGGCCACCTGCCCACTAACCCAAGACCTACTGCGAGAGGAG GACTACTACATCCTGGATCAGGGCGGTTCCAAGATCTATGTGTGGCAGGGACGCATGTCTGGCCTCCAAGAGAAAAAGGCCGCCTTCAGCCGGGCCCTG gccttCATCCAGGCCAAGGGCTACCCGACCTACACAAACGTGGAGGTGGTGAACGACGGCGCCGAGTCGGCCGCGTTCAAACAGCTCTTCCGGGTCTGGTCTGCGAAGAAGCCAGAGAACAGGAACCTCCACGGGATGA GTGAATTGATTCGGGGAAGGCTGGATGTGGGTGAGCTGCACAGTCAGCCTGAGCTAGCGGCCCAGCTCAGGATGGTGGACGACGCCTCCGGGCAGGTGGAG GTATGGTGCATCCAGGACTTATGCAGACAACCCATGGACCCCAAGCATCACGGACAATTGTATGCGGGCAACTGCTACCTTGTCCTCTATACATACCAAAAGATGGGCCGCGTCCAGTATATTCTGTACCTGTGGCAG GGCCACCAGGCCACCACAAGTGAGATCAAAGCCCTGAACTGCAACGCGGAGGAGCTGGACCTCATGTACCATGGAGCTCTGGTGCGGGAGCATGTTACTATGGGCAGCGAGCCCCCGCACTTCCTCGCCATCCTCCAGGGCCAGCTGGTGGTCTTCCAG GGGCGCGTGGGGCACAACAGGAAGGAGCTGCCAGCATCTGCCATGAGGCTCTTCCACGTGCAAGGCACTGACATCTACAACACCAAGACCATGGAGGTGCCGGCCCGTGCCTCAGCTCTCAACTCCAGTGACGTCTTCTTGCTGGTCACAGCTAGCATCTGTTACCTCTGGTTTGGAAAG GGCTGCAGTGGTGACCAGCGGGAGATGGCGCGGACAGTGGTCACTGCCATGTCTGGGGAGACCAAGGAAACGGTGCTGGAGGGTCAGGAGCCTCCCTGCTTCTGGGAGGCCCTGGGGGGCCGGGCTCCCTACCCCAGCAATAAGAG GCTTCCCGAGGATGTCTCCAGCTTCCAGCCACGACTGTTTGAGTGCTCCAGCCAGATGGGCCAGCTGGTCCTCACAGAAGTTGTGTTCTTTAGCCAAGAGGACCTGGACAAGTATGACATCATGTTACTGGACACTTGGCAGGAG ATCTTCCTGTGGCTTGGAGAAGCTGCCAGTGGGTGGAAGGAGGCGGTGACCTGGGGCCAGGAGTACCTGAAGACCCACCCGGCAGGGAGGAGCCTTGCCACGCCAATCGTGGTGATCAAGCAGGGCCATGAGCCTCCTACCTTCACTGGATGGTTCTTCACTTGGGACCCCTACAAGTGGACT CCTGAGTCCCCTCTCCGGGCAGGAACTCAACAACTTCCAGCTGTCTAG
- the VILL gene encoding villin-like protein isoform X4, which translates to MDINKGLPAIASHRDLHVWIIENQRMVPVPERAYGNFFEEHCYIVLHVPRSLKATQGASSDLHYWVGKEADAAAQGSAGAFVQHLLEALGGAAVQHREAQGHESHCFRSYFRPGVLYRKGGLDSALKHVETNMYNIQRLLHIQGRKHVSATEVELSWNSFNKSDIFLLDLGKIMIQWNGPETSISEKARGLALTCSLQDRERGGRAQIGVVDDEVKATDLMRIMEAVLGCRVGNLPASMPNKSINQLQKASVRLYHVCEKEEDLVIQELATCPLTQDLLREEDYYILDQGGSKIYVWQGRMSGLQEKKAAFSRALAFIQAKGYPTYTNVEVVNDGAESAAFKQLFRVWSAKKPENRNLHGMSELIRGRLDVGELHSQPELAAQLRMVDDASGQVEVWCIQDLCRQPMDPKHHGQLYAGNCYLVLYTYQKMGRVQYILYLWQGHQATTSEIKALNCNAEELDLMYHGALVREHVTMGSEPPHFLAILQGQLVVFQGRVGHNRKELPASAMRLFHVQGTDIYNTKTMEVPARASALNSSDVFLLVTASICYLWFGKGCSGDQREMARTVVTAMSGETKETVLEGQEPPCFWEALGGRAPYPSNKRLPEDVSSFQPRLFECSSQMGQLVLTEVVFFSQEDLDKYDIMLLDTWQEIFLWLGEAASGWKEAVTWGQEYLKTHPAGRSLATPIVVIKQGHEPPTFTGWFFTWDPYKWTNNQSYEEVVDGGLGAKPAIFELTAELNNFQLSRVPSHGRAGPLSPRTLKGSQDGSGNELQLDSKGGGTSTSSYHSSPKPTIKGSLPREQLMHQAAEDLPEGVDPAHKEFYLSDSDFQDIFGKSKEEFYSMAKWRQQQEKKQLGFF; encoded by the exons ATGGACATCAACAAAGGCCTCCCAGCCATTGCGAGCCACAGGGACCTCCACGTATGGATCATTGAG AACCAGAGGATGGTGCCAGTACCTGAAAGGGCCTATGGGAACTTCTTTGAGGAACACTGCTACATCGTCCTCCAT GTTCCCCGGAGCCTGAAGGCCACTCAGGGGGCATCCAGCGACCTGCACTACTGGGTGGGGAAGGAGGCGGACGCGGCGGCGCAGGGCTCGGCGGGCGCCTTCGTGCAGCACCTGCTGGAGGCGCTGGGCGGGGCCGCCGTGCAGCACCGGGAGGCGCAGGGCCACGAGTCCCACTGTTTCCGCAGCTACTTCCGCCCGGGCGTCCT CTACAGGAAAGGTGGCCTGGACTCTGCCCTCAAGCATGTGGAGACCAACATGTACAACATCCAGCGACTGCTGCACATCCAAGGGAGGAAGCACGTATCAGCCACTGAG GTGGAGCTCTCTTGGAACAGCTTTAATAAGAGTGACATCTTCCTGCTGGACCTGGGCAAGATCATGATCCAGTGGAATGGGCCCGAGACCAGCATTTCTGAGAAGGCGCGG GGACTGGCCCTGACCTGCAGCCTCCAGGACAGGGAGCGTGGTGGTCGCGCACAGATTGGTGTGGTGGATGACGAGGTCAAAGCCACTGACCTCATGAGGATCATGGAAGCTGTGCTGGGCTGCAGAGTGGGCAACCTGCCTGCCTCCATGCCCAACAAGAGTATTAACCAGCTGCAGAAGGCCAGTGTCCGCCTCTACCA TGTCTGTGAGAAGGAGGAGGACTTGGTGATCCAGGAGTTGGCCACCTGCCCACTAACCCAAGACCTACTGCGAGAGGAG GACTACTACATCCTGGATCAGGGCGGTTCCAAGATCTATGTGTGGCAGGGACGCATGTCTGGCCTCCAAGAGAAAAAGGCCGCCTTCAGCCGGGCCCTG gccttCATCCAGGCCAAGGGCTACCCGACCTACACAAACGTGGAGGTGGTGAACGACGGCGCCGAGTCGGCCGCGTTCAAACAGCTCTTCCGGGTCTGGTCTGCGAAGAAGCCAGAGAACAGGAACCTCCACGGGATGA GTGAATTGATTCGGGGAAGGCTGGATGTGGGTGAGCTGCACAGTCAGCCTGAGCTAGCGGCCCAGCTCAGGATGGTGGACGACGCCTCCGGGCAGGTGGAG GTATGGTGCATCCAGGACTTATGCAGACAACCCATGGACCCCAAGCATCACGGACAATTGTATGCGGGCAACTGCTACCTTGTCCTCTATACATACCAAAAGATGGGCCGCGTCCAGTATATTCTGTACCTGTGGCAG GGCCACCAGGCCACCACAAGTGAGATCAAAGCCCTGAACTGCAACGCGGAGGAGCTGGACCTCATGTACCATGGAGCTCTGGTGCGGGAGCATGTTACTATGGGCAGCGAGCCCCCGCACTTCCTCGCCATCCTCCAGGGCCAGCTGGTGGTCTTCCAG GGGCGCGTGGGGCACAACAGGAAGGAGCTGCCAGCATCTGCCATGAGGCTCTTCCACGTGCAAGGCACTGACATCTACAACACCAAGACCATGGAGGTGCCGGCCCGTGCCTCAGCTCTCAACTCCAGTGACGTCTTCTTGCTGGTCACAGCTAGCATCTGTTACCTCTGGTTTGGAAAG GGCTGCAGTGGTGACCAGCGGGAGATGGCGCGGACAGTGGTCACTGCCATGTCTGGGGAGACCAAGGAAACGGTGCTGGAGGGTCAGGAGCCTCCCTGCTTCTGGGAGGCCCTGGGGGGCCGGGCTCCCTACCCCAGCAATAAGAG GCTTCCCGAGGATGTCTCCAGCTTCCAGCCACGACTGTTTGAGTGCTCCAGCCAGATGGGCCAGCTGGTCCTCACAGAAGTTGTGTTCTTTAGCCAAGAGGACCTGGACAAGTATGACATCATGTTACTGGACACTTGGCAGGAG ATCTTCCTGTGGCTTGGAGAAGCTGCCAGTGGGTGGAAGGAGGCGGTGACCTGGGGCCAGGAGTACCTGAAGACCCACCCGGCAGGGAGGAGCCTTGCCACGCCAATCGTGGTGATCAAGCAGGGCCATGAGCCTCCTACCTTCACTGGATGGTTCTTCACTTGGGACCCCTACAAGTGGACT AACAACCAGTCCTATGAGGAGGTGGTGGATGGTGGCCTGGGAGCAAAACCTGCCATATTTGAGCTCACAGCA GAACTCAACAACTTCCAGCTGTCTAGAGTGCCAAGCCATGGCAGGGCAGGCCCCTTGTCCCCACGGACCCTCAAGGGCTCCCAGGACGGCTCAGGAAATGAGCTGCAGCTTGACTCCAAGGGCGGtggcaccagcaccagcagctaCCACAGCAGCCCCAAACCCACCATCAAGGGGAGCCTGCCCCGTGAGCAGCTAATGCACCAAGCTGCTGAGGACCTGCCAGAGGGCGTGGACCCAGCCCACAAGGAG TTCTATCTCTCTGACTCTGACTTCCAAGATATCTTTGGGAAATCCAAGGAAGAATTCTATAGCATGGCCAAGTGGAGGCAGCAGCAGGAGAAAAAGCAGCTTGGCTTTTTCtga
- the VILL gene encoding villin-like protein isoform X5, whose product MLLSITTECHCACRPVSSPFHDHHGCPSPASLSHSVAGTATAVLGSEPWWPRRPSTLPGMDINKGLPAIASHRDLHVWIIENQRMVPVPERAYGNFFEEHCYIVLHVPRSLKATQGASSDLHYWVGKEADAAAQGSAGAFVQHLLEALGGAAVQHREAQGHESHCFRSYFRPGVLYRKGGLDSALKHVETNMYNIQRLLHIQGRKHVSATEVELSWNSFNKSDIFLLDLGKIMIQWNGPETSISEKARGLALTCSLQDRERGGRAQIGVVDDEVKATDLMRIMEAVLGCRVGNLPASMPNKSINQLQKASVRLYHVCEKEEDLVIQELATCPLTQDLLREEDYYILDQGGSKIYVWQGRMSGLQEKKAAFSRALAFIQAKGYPTYTNVEVVNDGAESAAFKQLFRVWSAKKPENRNLHGMSELIRGRLDVGELHSQPELAAQLRMVDDASGQVEVWCIQDLCRQPMDPKHHGQLYAGNCYLVLYTYQKMGRVQYILYLWQGHQATTSEIKALNCNAEELDLMYHGALVREHVTMGSEPPHFLAILQGQLVVFQGRVGHNRKELPASAMRLFHVQGTDIYNTKTMEVPARASALNSSDVFLLVTASICYLWFGKGCSGDQREMARTVVTAMSGETKETVLEGQEPPCFWEALGGRAPYPSNKRLPEDVSSFQPRLFECSSQMGQLVLTEVVFFSQEDLDKYDIMLLDTWQEIFLWLGEAASGWKEAVTWGQEYLKTHPAGRSLATPIVVIKQGHEPPTFTGWFFTWDPYKWTNNQSYEEVVDGGLGAKPAIFELTAPESPLRAGTQQLPAV is encoded by the exons ATGCTTCTGTCCATCACCACTGAATGTCACTGTGCCTGTCGCCCAGTGTCATCACCTTTCCACGATCACCATGGCTGCCCATCACCCGCATCACTGTCACACAGCGTGGCAGGTACTGCAACAGCAGTTCTGGGCTCAGAGCCATGGTGGCCCCGCCGTCCCTCCACCCTCCCTGG GATGGACATCAACAAAGGCCTCCCAGCCATTGCGAGCCACAGGGACCTCCACGTATGGATCATTGAG AACCAGAGGATGGTGCCAGTACCTGAAAGGGCCTATGGGAACTTCTTTGAGGAACACTGCTACATCGTCCTCCAT GTTCCCCGGAGCCTGAAGGCCACTCAGGGGGCATCCAGCGACCTGCACTACTGGGTGGGGAAGGAGGCGGACGCGGCGGCGCAGGGCTCGGCGGGCGCCTTCGTGCAGCACCTGCTGGAGGCGCTGGGCGGGGCCGCCGTGCAGCACCGGGAGGCGCAGGGCCACGAGTCCCACTGTTTCCGCAGCTACTTCCGCCCGGGCGTCCT CTACAGGAAAGGTGGCCTGGACTCTGCCCTCAAGCATGTGGAGACCAACATGTACAACATCCAGCGACTGCTGCACATCCAAGGGAGGAAGCACGTATCAGCCACTGAG GTGGAGCTCTCTTGGAACAGCTTTAATAAGAGTGACATCTTCCTGCTGGACCTGGGCAAGATCATGATCCAGTGGAATGGGCCCGAGACCAGCATTTCTGAGAAGGCGCGG GGACTGGCCCTGACCTGCAGCCTCCAGGACAGGGAGCGTGGTGGTCGCGCACAGATTGGTGTGGTGGATGACGAGGTCAAAGCCACTGACCTCATGAGGATCATGGAAGCTGTGCTGGGCTGCAGAGTGGGCAACCTGCCTGCCTCCATGCCCAACAAGAGTATTAACCAGCTGCAGAAGGCCAGTGTCCGCCTCTACCA TGTCTGTGAGAAGGAGGAGGACTTGGTGATCCAGGAGTTGGCCACCTGCCCACTAACCCAAGACCTACTGCGAGAGGAG GACTACTACATCCTGGATCAGGGCGGTTCCAAGATCTATGTGTGGCAGGGACGCATGTCTGGCCTCCAAGAGAAAAAGGCCGCCTTCAGCCGGGCCCTG gccttCATCCAGGCCAAGGGCTACCCGACCTACACAAACGTGGAGGTGGTGAACGACGGCGCCGAGTCGGCCGCGTTCAAACAGCTCTTCCGGGTCTGGTCTGCGAAGAAGCCAGAGAACAGGAACCTCCACGGGATGA GTGAATTGATTCGGGGAAGGCTGGATGTGGGTGAGCTGCACAGTCAGCCTGAGCTAGCGGCCCAGCTCAGGATGGTGGACGACGCCTCCGGGCAGGTGGAG GTATGGTGCATCCAGGACTTATGCAGACAACCCATGGACCCCAAGCATCACGGACAATTGTATGCGGGCAACTGCTACCTTGTCCTCTATACATACCAAAAGATGGGCCGCGTCCAGTATATTCTGTACCTGTGGCAG GGCCACCAGGCCACCACAAGTGAGATCAAAGCCCTGAACTGCAACGCGGAGGAGCTGGACCTCATGTACCATGGAGCTCTGGTGCGGGAGCATGTTACTATGGGCAGCGAGCCCCCGCACTTCCTCGCCATCCTCCAGGGCCAGCTGGTGGTCTTCCAG GGGCGCGTGGGGCACAACAGGAAGGAGCTGCCAGCATCTGCCATGAGGCTCTTCCACGTGCAAGGCACTGACATCTACAACACCAAGACCATGGAGGTGCCGGCCCGTGCCTCAGCTCTCAACTCCAGTGACGTCTTCTTGCTGGTCACAGCTAGCATCTGTTACCTCTGGTTTGGAAAG GGCTGCAGTGGTGACCAGCGGGAGATGGCGCGGACAGTGGTCACTGCCATGTCTGGGGAGACCAAGGAAACGGTGCTGGAGGGTCAGGAGCCTCCCTGCTTCTGGGAGGCCCTGGGGGGCCGGGCTCCCTACCCCAGCAATAAGAG GCTTCCCGAGGATGTCTCCAGCTTCCAGCCACGACTGTTTGAGTGCTCCAGCCAGATGGGCCAGCTGGTCCTCACAGAAGTTGTGTTCTTTAGCCAAGAGGACCTGGACAAGTATGACATCATGTTACTGGACACTTGGCAGGAG ATCTTCCTGTGGCTTGGAGAAGCTGCCAGTGGGTGGAAGGAGGCGGTGACCTGGGGCCAGGAGTACCTGAAGACCCACCCGGCAGGGAGGAGCCTTGCCACGCCAATCGTGGTGATCAAGCAGGGCCATGAGCCTCCTACCTTCACTGGATGGTTCTTCACTTGGGACCCCTACAAGTGGACT AACAACCAGTCCTATGAGGAGGTGGTGGATGGTGGCCTGGGAGCAAAACCTGCCATATTTGAGCTCACAGCA CCTGAGTCCCCTCTCCGGGCAGGAACTCAACAACTTCCAGCTGTCTAG